ACAGAACGCATGGCGGCCATCAGAGGACAGCCGTTTCCTCAATCATCCGGCCTTCGGCGAAGCGCTCCAGGTTGAGGAGCTCGGCGTCCACCAGATCAGTCCTGCCGCGGAGGATCAGATCAGCGACGATCTTCCCCGTCGCCGGAGCATGCATCACGCCGTGTCCACTGAAGCCGTTGGCCAGGAACAAGCCGCGCACGCCGGGCGCCGGTCCCAAGATGGGATGATGGTCCGGGGTCATCTCGTACAGCCCCGCCCAGGCGCGCTTCGGATTCACTGCTACCTGTTCGAAGCAGGGCACCCGGCCGGCGGCGCGCGTCAGCACCTTCTCGATGAAGTTGGGATCGAAGTCCGTCTTGAATCCCGGCGTCTCTTCCGGGTCATTCCAGGCCAGCAGAAAGCCGAGCCCTTCCGGGCGGAAATGAAACCCATTCGACATATCGATGATCATGGGCGCTGTCCGTGGAAAGGCGTCGAACGGTTCCGTGGGCACCAGCATGCGGCGCAGGGGTTCGACGGGCAGCTCCACTCCGGCCATCTTCGCCACTCCCGCGGCCCATGCCCCTGCGGCGTTCACGACGGTCCGAGTGGCCACCGGGCCGCGTGTCGTCTCCACGCCTGAGATGCCCTCGCCGGCGCGCTTGATCCCCGTGACCTCGGTATTCCGCCACAGGCGCGCGCCCTGATCCGCAGCTCGCGTCATGAAGCCCACCATGGCGCTGTACGGGTCTACGAATCCGTCTGTGGAGCAGAAACTGCCGCCGCGAATGTCGTCGGAACGCAGTTGGGGATACATGTGTGCGATGTCGTCGGCGGAAATCAGTCGCGCCGTCTTGAGTCCCATTGCCACCTGGCGTTCATAGTTGGCGCGCAAGTAGTTCAGGTGCGCGTCGCTGGTGGCGGCGAACAGGTAGCCCTGGGGCCGATAACCGGAAGGATGCCCCAGCCGCTCCTCGAACGAGGCGTAGAAAGGGATGGAGTACAACGACATCTGAATGTTGACCGGGGTCGAAAACTGCGCTCGCACTCCGCCCATGCTCTTTCCGGTGGAGCCCTTGCCCTGATGGGTCTCGCGCTCGATCACCAGCACATCGCGGCACCCGGCTTCCGTCAGGTGATAAGCGATGCTCGATCCCACGATCCCGCCGCCGATGATGACGACTTCCGCCGTCTCCACGTTCCTGGTCGTGCCTCGCGAGGCAGCATTGTAGATGAGCGCGGGGATAGAATGACGGCATGGACGAGCGCTTCCGTCGCTGCCGCCCTTGCGTTCCAGGTCGCGGGCTGTCCAGGATCGCTGCTGCGGCCGCGATGTTCGCGTTGTTTGTTCCTA
This genomic stretch from Terriglobales bacterium harbors:
- a CDS encoding FAD-dependent oxidoreductase, giving the protein METAEVVIIGGGIVGSSIAYHLTEAGCRDVLVIERETHQGKGSTGKSMGGVRAQFSTPVNIQMSLYSIPFYASFEERLGHPSGYRPQGYLFAATSDAHLNYLRANYERQVAMGLKTARLISADDIAHMYPQLRSDDIRGGSFCSTDGFVDPYSAMVGFMTRAADQGARLWRNTEVTGIKRAGEGISGVETTRGPVATRTVVNAAGAWAAGVAKMAGVELPVEPLRRMLVPTEPFDAFPRTAPMIIDMSNGFHFRPEGLGFLLAWNDPEETPGFKTDFDPNFIEKVLTRAAGRVPCFEQVAVNPKRAWAGLYEMTPDHHPILGPAPGVRGLFLANGFSGHGVMHAPATGKIVADLILRGRTDLVDAELLNLERFAEGRMIEETAVL